The Pirellulales bacterium DNA segment CGTCGAAGTCGATTCCGACCTGCCTGCAGGCACTGCCGCGATTGCGCTATTCGATGCGATGAAGAAGAAGGGCTGGCACGAGGTGCGCTTGCTGGACGCGACCGGACAGCCCATCGAGGAGAAAAATGCTCCTCAAGACGCCTTCGAAAAAGAAGCCGTTGCGCAATTGCTCGCGGGCAAAGCCTGGCATGAAGAAATTGTCGAGCGCGATGGGAAGCGTTACTTACGCGCCGCCACGCCGCTGCCGGTGGTTCTTGCCAAATGCACGATGTGCCACGAGCATTACAAGGAAGCGAAGGCCGGCGAACCGATCGGCGCATTGAGCTATACGCTGCGGATCGAATAGTGCCGTGTCAGTCGCGTCAAATCGTCCACAACGAGGGGCGAGAATACGCGGCGGCTAACGGAACCAGCCGAGGAATCGCGAGGCGAACGACGGCTGCTCCGGCGCCTGACCTGTTTTCGCGAATTCGCGCCAGGCCCCTAGGTCGGTTCCGAGGTCCTTGCCCGAGATTTCCTTGAGCGACGCGACGGCTCGGTGCTGCATGGCCGGATCTTGATCTTCCAGCGCATCGCCGAGCGCCGGCATTGCGGCGGTTGCCTTGGTTGCGCCGAGACCTCGTGCCGCGGCCAATCGCACGTCCATGTCGGCTTCGTCGCTGAGGACGTGCGAAAGCTCGGTCGCGGCCAGTTGACCGCCGTGACGGCCCAGCCCTTCGCAGGCGGCAATTCGCACGTCGCGCTCGTGATCGTGCAGGCCGGCGGCGAGCATTGACGCGGACTTCTCCGTGGGGAAATGTCCCAGCGTGCGGAGAACCTGGGCGCGCAGGATCGGGTCTTGCTCGTGAGCGATTCCCTGCGCGAGTTCTTCCGAGATGCGCAGTTGAAGTTCGGGGCTCATCTTTTTGGCGTTAGCGCTGAGCTGGCGCAATTGCTCGATCTTGTCGCGCGGCGTCACGATCTTGGGACCCGGCTCTTCTTTCTTTCCACCGAGCCAGGTGGGCCGTTTCGGCATGTGCATCTGCGCGCAGCCGCCGACGAGCCAGATGCATAGCGTTAGCGCTAGCAAGTGCTTGCCGTGCCGGATGCCCATGCGAAATAGACCGTCGATTGGACTCGGGGCAGAACGCCCCCTTGGTGAAAGGGAAGCGGACTATACACGCGACCTCGGTAACAGCCAAGACGACTCCGGCGCGAACAGCAAAGTCTGCGAAGGACGACCGCAGCTCCCAGACTGCCGAGGCGGTTTCCTTGCCGAAACCTCGGAATTCTTGGGGTCCTAGGCAACGCTCTCGCGCTTGCTAGCTATCCCTTCCCCTATCTGGACGACATTGACTGGCCCGGCGGCTCATCCGTAGAGTCTGCCCCCTGCTCGGTCCGGTTTCACGGCTGTTTGCCACTGGATATCAGCCGCGGCACGGCCACACTTCGGCGTTTCTTCTGCTAACGTAGTAAATGAGTGCCGTGTTGCCGGGTATCGTCCGGCCGACGCTCCTCTCTTGGATCGCAACAATCGCGCATGCGTGAATACTTGTCCTCTTCGCAGACGTTCTTCGGACGGCTCATGACGGCGGTCCTTGCGCTAGGGTTTTTCGCCGGGCCCGTGCTCGGGCTCGATAAAGTCGTCTCGCGGAAAGACGATCGCGAGCGGACGATCCTGGGACAGGTATTGGTGAAAGCCGAGGATGGCGGGCTGCTGTTAATGTCCCCCGACGGCACGCTCGACACCGTGCCCCCGGAAGAGCTTGTCTCGCATGTCGAGGATGGGAATGAGTTCAAGCCGTATTCATCCGCCGAGTTGGCTGCGCGGCTGCTGAAGGAATTACCGACCGGCTTCGATGTTCACACGACCAAACATTATTTAATCGCCTAC contains these protein-coding regions:
- a CDS encoding DUF3365 domain-containing protein, which encodes MLRHFRSLTVLIVFGVTTSAFFLMQARSSEPAKTDPAIERARDTTRMLDDLYKTAVVLITEHYVEVDSDLPAGTAAIALFDAMKKKGWHEVRLLDATGQPIEEKNAPQDAFEKEAVAQLLAGKAWHEEIVERDGKRYLRAATPLPVVLAKCTMCHEHYKEAKAGEPIGALSYTLRIE
- a CDS encoding HEAT repeat domain-containing protein is translated as MGIRHGKHLLALTLCIWLVGGCAQMHMPKRPTWLGGKKEEPGPKIVTPRDKIEQLRQLSANAKKMSPELQLRISEELAQGIAHEQDPILRAQVLRTLGHFPTEKSASMLAAGLHDHERDVRIAACEGLGRHGGQLAATELSHVLSDEADMDVRLAAARGLGATKATAAMPALGDALEDQDPAMQHRAVASLKEISGKDLGTDLGAWREFAKTGQAPEQPSFASRFLGWFR